One window from the genome of Osmerus eperlanus chromosome 1, fOsmEpe2.1, whole genome shotgun sequence encodes:
- the LOC134029231 gene encoding plakophilin-1-like: MMLAPLKSVLALGDREETSLALPSSNQFGSGRQRVLDQVQTIKRTKSRNVIKSSSGSISPASPIYNYTGLFTKSFKSLPDTLNGNYYFPPTFSASGVSKTGSCTRKLARTSSQWEGTLTSPHPLTMGKTNSSRSEPDLGRFPRAKRPAASQQARVNRSSTYLDQKRSTLVATNRNSRLVDVWAVEGGGLIQVNRQQVSSQKPVERVASKHSVVETKTSGAKSKDARDIKMMDLTMKEAVDFLCSGDENYQHCGASFIQHNTFTEDKAKQEVRTLKGIAPLVSLLRSPKEQVQQTASAALRNLAFRDSSNKEEVQRYGGVSEALAVLRETPSSETQKHLTGLLWNLSSVDELKPELVGSALPVLMETVVLPFTGQADQLTIMDPEVFYHTTGCLRNLSCAKQNNRQAMRKCRGLVESLLSYVQDCVDADRPDDKSVENCVCVLHNLTFQLEGEAPALFSRITALGRLPCRASNQGDTSPIGCFSQQSNKLEQESHFDYPVLEEQCPSGAGWLLHSKTLQMYLSLLESSQQDDTLEASCGALQNLTSGQGIVSHVMSQTVVQKLNGLRVISPLLRSPKPSLQRGAISLLGNLARNPRLHTAIARQSLPDLAGVLSSGTNEGTESDDTLGVACQTAHSLILKEPDLGKRLLTRPLVASLNDLSRNKYFPKSSKAAALLLNNLWSEKDIQSFLKKQGMTKASFVNDVTTAVTRSSQMVQ; this comes from the exons ATGATGCTAGCTCCACTGAAGTCCGTCCTCGCTCTTGGGGACCGAGAGGAAACGTCGCTGGCCTTACCGTCAAGTAATCAATTCGGTTCCGGCCGGCAGCGCGTCCTCGATCAAGTTCAAACCATCAAGAGAACAAAGTCGAGAAACGTCATCAAAAGTTCCTCGGGATCAATTTCTCCTGCGA GTCCTATATATAACTATACAGGCCTCTTCACCAAGTCCTTCAAATCACTGCCGGACACGCTCAATGGAAATTACTATTTCCCACCCACCTTTTCTGCAAGCGGCGTCTCAAAAACG GGCTCGTGCACACGGAAGCTTGCCCGCACCAGCAGCCAATGGGAGGGCACTctgacctccccccaccctctcacgATGGGCAAGACCAACAGCAGCCGCAGTGAGCCAGACCTAGGGCGGTTCCCCCGGGCCAAGcgcccagcagccagccagcaggCTCGGGTCAACCGCTCCTCCACCTACCTGGACCAGAAGAGATCCACTCTGGTGGCCACCAACAGGAACTCTCGCCTGGTGGATGTGTGGGCGGTGGAGGGCGGGGGCTTGATCCAGGTGAACCGGCAGCAGGTCTCCAGTCAGAAGCCTGTGGAGAGAGTCGCGTCCAAACATTCTGTGGTGGAGACCAAGACTTCTGGAGCTAAGAGCAAGGATGCACG AGACATCAAGATGATGGACCTCACCATGAAGGAGGCCGTGGACTTCCTGTGCAGTGGAGATGAGAACTACCAGCACTGTGGGGCGTCCTTCATCCAGCACAACACCTTCACAGAAGACAAGGCCAAGCAGGAG GTGCGGACGCTGAAGGGCATCGCCCCCCTGGTGTCCCTGCTGCGCAGCCCCAAGGAGCAGGTCCAGCAGACCGCCTCCGCTGCCCTCAGGAACCTGGCCTTCAGAGACAGCAGCAACAAGGAGGAG GTCCAGCGCTACGGGGGAGTCAGCGAGGCCCTGGCTGTGCTCAGAGAGACACCGTCCTCAGAGACGCAGAAACACCTCACAG gcctgcTGTGGAACCTGTCCTCTGTTGACGAGCTAAAGCCGGAGCTGGTTGGTAGCGCCCTGCCGGTCCTCATGGAGACCGTGGTGCTGCCGTTCACCGGGCAAGCGGACCAGCTCACCATCATGGACCCCGAGGTGTTCTACCATACCACCGGCTGCCTCAG GAACCTGAGCTGTGCCAAGCAGAACAACAGGCAGGCCATGAGGAAGTGCCGCGGCCTGGTGGAGTCCCTGCTCAGCTACGTCCAGGACTGCGTGGACGCCGACCGCCCCGACGACAAG TCTGTGgagaactgtgtgtgcgtgctccaCAACCTGACCTtccagctggagggggaggctcCGGCCCTGTTCAGCAGGATCACGGCCCTGGGCAGGCTCCCCTGCAGGGCCAGCAACCAGGGGGACACCAgccccattggctgcttcagccAGCAGAGCAACAAGCTGGAGCAGGAG agcCACTTTGACTACCCTGTCCTGGAGGAGCAGTGCCCCTCTggagctggctggctgcttcACTCCAAGACTCTCCAGATGTACCTGTCTCTGCTGGAGTCCAGCCAGCAGGACGACACCCTGGAGGCATCCTGCGGAGCCCTGCAGAACCTCACCTCCGGCCAGGGCATA GTGTCCCACGTCATGAGCCAGACTGTGGTCCAGAAGCTGAACGGTCTGAGAGTCATCTCCCCTCTGCTGCGCTCGCCCAAACCCAGCCTCCAGCGCGGGGCCATCAGCCTGCTGGGGAACCTGGCCCGGAATCCACGCCTGCACACCGCCATCG CTCGCCAATCCCTCCCAGACCTGGCTGGCGTCCTCAGCTCTGGGACCAATGAGGGGACGGAGTCGGACGACACCCTGGGTGTGGCCTGCCAGACGGCCCACTCCCTGATCCTGAAGGAGCCCGACCTGGGCAAGCGCCTCCTCACCCGACCCCTGGTCGCCTCCCTCAACGACCTGAGCAGGAACAA GTACTTTCCCAAATCCAGCAAAGCAGCAGCGTTGCTTCTTAACAACCTCTGGTCCGAAAAGGACATACAGAGTTTCCTCAAAAAG CAAGGGATGACCAAGGCTTCCTTTGTGAATGACGTCACCACAGCCGTCACCAGGTCTAGTCAGATGGTACAGTAA
- the smpd2b gene encoding sphingomyelin phosphodiesterase 2, translated as MTADPSAPMTAIDPLRLRVFSLNCWGIRYLSKHCSQRYAMVAELLSRDGYDIVLLQEVWSEKDYLFLKNKLACSHPHSHYFKSGVIGSGLATFSKHRINDAFLYCYSLNGYPYMVHQGDWFGGKAVGMVILEIGRLKAHVYLTHLHAEYSRERDTYLPHRVVQAWELQHFIRHTSNGADVVILGGDLNMHPQDLGTRLLMASTGLRDCYTETDVFDGCENGITLIADNCFINKKDLVPFEKGIRIDYILIKGSSRVELQCESMSTTQGSVPDQPHPYSDHEALSVALRLGPSGPQTGGEDCGPDCAAGRVAELVDLVTEARTEVKVGLHCAERRRHTAARTGMMGVALLLLEVVMAAVPWLGGPQPFPSASFYLLGALGLASLLVTGMLYLFYTTELKALQGAEDHMRLAVGSLQERLRGVATKRPPLEAEE; from the exons ATGACTGCTGACCCGAGTGCTCCGATGACAGCGATAGATCCGCTCAGGTTGAGAGTGTTCTCTCTCAACTGCTG GGGCATCCGTTACCTCAGCAAACACTGTTCTCAGCGCTATGCTATGGTTGCGGAACTGCTGAGCAGGGACGGGTATGATATCGTCTTGCTGCAGGAG GTATGGAGTGAAAAAGACTACCTCTTCTTGAAAAATAAGCTTGCCTGTAGCCACCCTCACTCTCATTACTTCAAAAG TGGTGTCATAGGAAGTGGACTGGCCACCTTCTCCAAACACAGAATCAACGATGCCTTTCTGTACTGCTACTCCTTAAATGGTTACCCTTACATG GTCCACCAAGGAGACTGGTTTGGTGGGAAAGCTGTTGGCATGGTCATTTTGGAGATAGGCAGACTGAAAGCACATGTTTATCTCACACAT ctCCATGCAGAgtacagcagggagagagacacctaCCTCCCTCACAGAGTGGTCCAGGCCTGGGAGCTGCAGCACTTCATCAG ACACACGTCCAACGGGGCGGATGTGGTGATCCTGGGGGGGGACCTGAACATGCACCCCCAGGACCTGGGCACCAGACTGCTGATGGCCTCCACCGGCCTGAGGGACTGCTACACCGAGACAGACGTGTTCGAC GGGTGTGAGAATGGAATCACCCTGATAGCCGACAACTGCTTCATCAACAAGAAGGATCTGGTGCCCTTCGAGAAGGGCATACGCATAGACTACATCCTTATCAAG ggTTCGTCCAGGGTGGAGCTCCAGTGTGAGTCCATGTCCACCACCCAGGGCTCGGTCCCGGACCAGCCCCACCCCTACTCCGACCACGAGGCCCTGAGCGTGGCGCTGAGGCTGGGACCCAGTGGCCCCCAGACGGGGGGGGAGGACTGTGGGCCAGACTGTGCTGCAG ggcgCGTGGCGGAGCTGGTGGACCTGGTGACAGAGGCACGTACAGAGGTGAAGGTGGGGCTGCACTGCGCTGAGAGGCGGCGCCACACGGCGGCTCGTACGGGGATGATGGGCGTGGCTCTGCTGCTCCTGGAGGTGGTGATGGCCGCCGTGCCCTGGCTGGGTGGCCCTCAGCCCTTCCCCAGCGCCTCCTTCTACCTGCTGGGGGCGCTGGGCCTGGCCTCCCTGCTGGTCACCGGCATGCTCTACCTCTTCTACACCACGGAGCTGAAAGCCCTGCAGGGGGCCGAGGACCACATGAGGCTGGCCGTGGGGAGCCtgcaggagaggctgaggggggtgGCCACGAAGAGGCCGCCCCTGGAGGCGGAGGAGTAG
- the LOC134020930 gene encoding transcriptional enhancer factor TEF-5-like, with protein sequence MTADPSAPMTAIDPLRLRVFSLNCWGIRYLSKHCSQRYAMVAELLSRDGYDIVLLQEVWSEKDYLFLKNKLACSHPHSHYFKSGVIGSGLATFSKHRINDAFLYCYSLNGYPYMVSQKDPTQSSQSGTVYVCVCVCVCVCVCVCVCVCVSVCVCVYLCVCVCVCICVCICVCVCVCVCICVCVCVCVYLCVCVCVYLCVCVSAYEPLAPPLPPAATAVPVWQDRTIASSKLRMLEYSAFMEIQRDPDNYSKHLFVHIGQTNPSYSDPLLEAVDIRQIYDKFPEKKGGLKELYENGPQNAFFLVKFWADLNSSGMQDGPGSFYGVSSQYSSSENSSITVSTKVCSFGKQVVEKVETEYPRVEGGKCVFRIHRSPMCEYMINFIHKLKHLPEKYMMNSVLENFTILQVVTNRDTQETLLCIAFVFEVSTSEHGAQYHVYRLVKD encoded by the exons ATGACTGCTGACCCGAGTGCTCCGATGACAGCGATAGATCCGCTCAGGTTGAGAGTGTTCTCTCTCAACTGCTG GGGCATCCGTTACCTCAGCAAACACTGTTCTCAGCGCTATGCTATGGTTGCGGAACTGCTGAGCAGGGACGGGTATGATATCGTCTTGCTGCAGGAG GTATGGAGTGAAAAAGACTACCTCTTCTTGAAAAATAAGCTTGCCTGTAGCCACCCTCACTCTCATTACTTCAAAAG TGGTGTCATAGGAAGTGGACTGGCCACCTTCTCCAAACACAGAATCAACGATGCCTTTCTGTACTGCTACTCCTTAAATGGTTACCCTTACATGGTGAGTCAAAAGGACCCAACACAGAGCTCTCAGTCTGGGACGG tgtatgtgtgtgtgtgtgtgtgtgtgtgtgtgtgtgtgtgtgtgtgtgtgtgtgtgtgtgtatctgtgtgtgtgtgtgtatatctgtgtgtgtgtgtttgtgtgtgtatctgtgtgtgtatctgtgtgtgtgtgtgtgtgtgtgtgtgtatctgtgtgtgtgtgtgtgtgtgtgtgtatctgtgtgtgtgtgtgtgtgtatatctgtgtgtgtgtgtttcagcctaTGAGCCCCtggcgccccccctccccccagcagccACCGCCGTGCCTGTGTGGCAGGACCGCACCATCGCCTCCTCCAAGCTGCGGATGCTGGAGTACTCCGCCTTCATGGAGATCCAGAGAGACCCGGACAAT TACAGCAAACACCTGTTCGTCCACATCGGGCAGACGAACCCCTCCTACAGCGACCCTCTCCTCGAGGCCGTGGACATCAGGCAGATCTACGACAAGTTCCCAGAGAAGAAGGGCGGGCTGAAGGAGCTGTACGAGAACGGGCCACAGAACGCCTTCTTCCTGGTCAAGTTCTGG gcggacCTGAACAGCAGTGGCATGCAGGATGGCCCAGGGTCGTTCTACGGCGTGAGCAGCCAGTACAGCAGCTCTGAGAACAGCAGCATCACCGTGTCCACCAAGGTCTGCTCCTTCGGCAAGCAGgtggtggagaaggtggag acggAGTACCCCAGGGTGGAAggggggaagtgtgtgtttaggaTCCATCGCTCCCCCATGTGTGAGTACATGATCAACTTCATCCACAAGCTCAAACACCTGCCGGAGAAGTACATGATGAACAGTGTTCTGGAGAACTTCACCATCCTGCAG GTGGTGACTAACAGGGATACCCAGGAGACCTTGCTCTGCATAGCGTTTGTGTTCGAGGTCTCGACGAGCGAACACGGAGCTCAGTATCACGTTTACAGACTTGTCAAAGACTAA